The following proteins are co-located in the Fructilactobacillus carniphilus genome:
- a CDS encoding acyltransferase family protein, whose protein sequence is MPTDHPKNRFITGFTGLRALAVICVILYHFNPALFSGGYLGVPVFLTLSGYLVTDHLLNEYQTTGTFSYGHFWYKRLKRLYPTLIVMLFATAAYITFFQRNILANLWQSIVTNLAYVYNWFEILNGQSYFQKFAGSESPFTHLWTLSIEGQFYLIWPLIVILLLRFFRKSKRGIFWTALILSVISALLMAFLFKPGVDPSRVYYGTDTRMFSILLGACLAVLWPSQKTLSSPNSQQRWFFEVIGAIGMAGMVITVFTVGAQSPFLYRGGMFLFSIFTVLAMWAIVANASVWNRLLTNPVFDWIGSRSYEIYVYQLPVFVFFGDKIKNLADYQWLYALIEVAIILVISELSYRYVEVPFSHYDYAHAARQILNFVSHITPRRAILSLIIALGMVGFIQSTIVDPKVANHSPLANHIKQNAKKEKQYNQKLAQQIKDGKKVKRTSADEAKIQKDGLTKAQLKQAQQLSGSAVGDSVMLAGRDDLQKIFPQLYIDAQVSRQADVAVSSLKTMQSKGVLGKNVIIGLGTNGNINQDTIDEVIKIAGPNRNVFWINNHIPSQPWQNKNNELLTEAHQKNKNFYVIDWNDYVENHPDWLYNDQAHPNTTGAPKYATFIAKNVLEHEKK, encoded by the coding sequence ATGCCAACTGATCACCCTAAAAACCGCTTCATTACTGGATTTACCGGTTTACGAGCCCTAGCCGTTATTTGTGTTATTCTGTATCATTTTAATCCTGCTCTTTTTAGTGGAGGTTATTTAGGGGTTCCGGTCTTCTTGACCCTATCAGGATACCTAGTCACAGACCATCTGCTTAATGAATACCAAACGACTGGTACCTTCAGTTACGGTCATTTTTGGTACAAACGCTTAAAACGTCTGTACCCAACCTTGATTGTGATGCTCTTTGCCACAGCTGCCTACATTACCTTTTTCCAACGTAATATTTTAGCCAACCTCTGGCAGAGCATCGTGACAAACCTTGCGTACGTGTATAACTGGTTTGAAATTTTAAACGGTCAATCTTACTTTCAAAAATTTGCCGGTTCAGAGTCTCCCTTTACACACCTTTGGACCCTCTCCATTGAGGGTCAGTTCTATCTAATCTGGCCTCTGATTGTCATCTTATTGCTTCGCTTTTTCCGTAAATCTAAACGTGGAATCTTCTGGACGGCCCTAATTCTTTCCGTGATTTCGGCTCTCTTAATGGCCTTCTTGTTTAAACCTGGTGTTGATCCCAGTCGAGTTTATTATGGAACTGATACCCGCATGTTTTCCATCTTGTTAGGGGCTTGCTTAGCGGTCCTCTGGCCTAGTCAAAAGACACTTAGTAGTCCGAATTCCCAACAACGCTGGTTTTTCGAGGTGATTGGTGCCATTGGAATGGCTGGAATGGTAATCACCGTCTTTACGGTCGGCGCCCAATCACCATTCTTATACCGTGGGGGGATGTTCCTCTTTTCCATCTTCACCGTCCTCGCAATGTGGGCCATCGTGGCCAACGCCAGCGTTTGGAATCGCTTGTTAACGAATCCTGTCTTTGATTGGATTGGATCAAGAAGTTATGAAATCTATGTCTATCAATTACCAGTCTTCGTATTCTTTGGCGATAAAATTAAGAACCTCGCTGATTATCAGTGGCTCTACGCCCTCATTGAAGTCGCCATTATTCTAGTGATTTCAGAGCTTTCCTATCGTTACGTGGAAGTTCCTTTTAGCCACTATGATTATGCCCACGCTGCCCGACAGATCTTAAATTTTGTCAGTCACATCACACCCCGGCGAGCCATTCTCTCCTTAATCATCGCATTAGGAATGGTGGGTTTCATTCAATCCACCATCGTGGACCCCAAGGTGGCGAACCATTCCCCCCTAGCTAACCACATTAAGCAAAACGCCAAAAAGGAAAAACAATATAACCAAAAACTAGCCCAACAAATTAAAGACGGTAAAAAAGTTAAACGAACTTCTGCTGACGAAGCCAAAATTCAAAAAGACGGGCTTACCAAGGCACAACTCAAACAAGCACAACAATTATCTGGGAGTGCTGTGGGAGACTCCGTCATGTTAGCAGGACGGGATGATTTACAAAAGATCTTCCCACAACTCTACATCGACGCTCAGGTCTCCCGTCAAGCTGATGTGGCTGTTTCTTCTTTAAAGACGATGCAAAGTAAGGGTGTCTTGGGTAAAAATGTTATCATTGGGCTAGGTACCAACGGGAATATTAATCAAGATACCATCGACGAAGTGATTAAAATTGCGGGTCCTAACCGCAACGTTTTCTGGATTAATAACCACATTCCGTCTCAACCGTGGCAAAACAAAAATAACGAGCTCTTAACCGAAGCCCACCAGAAGAACAAAAACTTCTACGTGATTGATTGGAATGACTACGTTGAAAACCATCCGGATTGGCTTTACAATGACCAAGCACACCCGAACACCACTGGTGCGCCTAAGTATGCTACGTTCATTGCCAAAAATGTCTTAGAACATGAAAAAAAATAA